The sequence below is a genomic window from Draconibacterium halophilum.
CTCAGTACCTTCTTTCATCTTTGACAGTAGCACTTTTGATGCAACAACGGCTTGTAGTTTCGAAAAGCCTTTAACAGAAGACTCTGCCTTAGGCAATTTGGCAAAAACTAATTGACCACCTGAAATTACAGTATCTGCATGATTTAAAGACAGAAAGCCATCCTCCACATCCAGATAGGAACCTCCGGGAGGCCAACCACTGCCATTTGTCAAATCAACTTTTAATCCTTCCCTCTTAGCTGCATTAAAGACTGTAATCAGGTTGGAATAATAATCGGGAGTATCCCAACCAAGTATCTCTGATATTTTTTCTCTAGGCATAGGAATGCCAATATTTAGTGGTTGAATTTCCACTCCTCCAAATCCATTGGCTGCAAACATCTGGATTTCTCGTTCTAGCTCATCTTTTGAAACATCATTCCCGGGCCACCACCAACGAGTATATGGTGCATACTTCTTTGAAGGCGAAACAAAAGTTTTGAAATCAAAACTCTGTTCCGGTTCTAAACTTTTAGATACAACTTTTTGCTGTCCCCAGACATTACATACAAAAAGAACAAATAAACATGATATAATTAGTCTTATTTTGCACATGGCTAGTTATGTATTATATTACTGACAAATAGATTCTTACAATTTGAATGTGAAAATTTTTTGTCTTATTTATGAACAAGTTGATTATTTTTCTGGGATTAAAGCCTTAAGAACTGGTTCATTCCACTTACCTGCCTCTTCATCAAATACACGGAATATTTCACGAAAACCCCAAATGTGAAAGCTAAAATCATATTTCTCAGCCGTCTCCCTGATAAACCGAATATATCGGGCGCGAGAAGCGGGATCGGCATATTCTACTACCCCAAATTCTCCCAAATTTATTGGCCTTGAATGTGTTTTGCTCCATTTTGCACAATAAGCCAGGTCGCTTTCAATAGGTTTCTTTTCTTCTGGATTTCCTTCCCACATTACTCCTTCACTTTCAGCTGCGCTTGCATAAGCTAAGCCTTGATGAGTAAATAAATGAGGTAGGTAATAGTGAATTTGCACAATTAAATTCCAATCATCTTCTGGTAAGTCTAATAAGCCAATTGTCCACGATTGACCGAGATTCGGAGTACCAATAATTAATGTCCTATCTGGATTAGTCCCCCTAATTAATTGAATTGTTTTTGCAATTAATTCATTGTATCGTTGCACACCAACTTCCATATTGGGTTCATTTAATAAGTCAAAATACACTTCTGGCGGATAATCTTTATAGTGTTCGGCTATTTGCTCCCATAGAGAATAAAAACGGTCAATATTCTCATCGAAACTTAAGTCATCATCTCCATGGTGCATATTAATGTATGGATAATAATGAATATCGATAGATACCGCCAAACCATTCTCCAAACACTGATTTACAATATTATCAACCTTTTCGAAAAAAGCAGATTCGATAGTGTAAGGTGGGATTTTAGAAGCATGAACAGACCAGGTAACAGGAATACGGACACTGTTAAATCCCGCTTCAGCAATCATTTTAAAATATTCAGGCTTGATCGGTTGGTCGGGTATGGGGTACAAATGCAGATCCCCCGAATTATTGTCAAGAAGCCCATTTAAATTCAACCCTCTTCCAAGACGTTTGTTGCGTTCGAAAGCCAATTCCGCTTCTTTTGGAGGAGTTACCTCGTTAGTTTTTTGCTCAATAACTTTTTTATCACGGTTCAATTTCAAATATATGGCATCCGGTCTCTGAAGATCTTTCTCAATCTTTGCAGGCCGTTGGGTTTGCCCAGGCGCACCGAAGAAACCATAAAATTCCATTTCTTTTGCATCTGAGAAACTAATAATTGCAGCACAGACCATTCCACTTGGAAGTGTAAGGTCTATTGCAATCGGTTCAACATCAAAGTTAATTTTATACTGACCTGCAAAAGAAAGTCCGGAAAAAGCCTCTGCATGTATAGACATTGTTTGGTCGTCATTAAATTTTACAGTTACCGGACTTCCGTCTTTCAATCCATACCACTCTCCAACAATTGATTCATCTGGATGCGTCACACAACTTAAGTATACAACACTTAAAAGAGCTAATAGTATAAATTTCATTGTTTTCATATTTTTAAAGATTAATTGTTTATCACTTTTAATTGAACACTATCAAATGTCTGGGAAGAAGGGCCAACCATAATTTCAAAGTCGCCTGGTTCAATAACTTCTTTCATGTTGATGTTATAAAACGAAAGTTTGTCCGGTGTGACTGTGAAACTTACAGTTTTTGTTTCACCAGCTTTCAATGAGATTCGTTTAAAATCCTTTAGTTCCTTAACTGGCCGGGTTATTGAACTTACTTCATCTCTGATGTAAAGCTGAACAATTTCATCTCCTGGCAGTTTCCCAATATTCTTCACATCTATGGAAACTGTCGTTTTTTCATTTGTAGCAATAGCCGGTTTAGAAATTTGAAGATTACTGTATTCGTATTCTGTGTAGCTGAGCCCGAAACCAAAAGGATATAAGGGCGAAATATCATCCAGATTATAACCTCTTGCTCGTGCGGTTGGTTTTGCATAATAATAAACCGGTAAATGTCCTGAAGAACGAGGAATAGAAACGGTGAGCTTCCCCGATGGATTATTTTCTCCAAAAAGTGTTTCAGCCACTGCATAACCGGTTTCCTGCCCGAGATACCAACATTGTACAATCGATGAAACATTCTTTTTTAAATTAACAAACGAGATAGGCGGTCCGCTAAACACAAAAGCAGCCATCGGTTTATTGAGCGTCTTGAGCGAATCTATCAAATCATTTTGATCACCTAGTAGTTCAAGATCTACTAAATCACCAGGGGTGAATTTAGATGTAGCTTCTTTTGATATTAAATCGTTACCGCCTACCATCAATACAATCACATCTGCATCTCTGGCGGCAGTAACAGCCTCTTTTATCCTAATGAGGTTTGAGGAGTGAGAAGCTAATCTGGTTGGCCCCGCGCTTGATTTTCCAGCATTTAATTTACATCCTTCAGCATAAATGAACTCAGCATCTTTATATTTTTCCTTTAACGCTTCCAACGGGCTAACCTTTGTTCGTGGAGAATGAGAATATCCACCCAAAATACATTCATTTGCATGAGGGCCAATAATCGCTATTTTCTTATACTTATTCTTGTCTAAGGGAAGTAGTTGATCATTGTTTTTTAACAATACCATTGATTGTCTGGCTGCTTTTAGAGATAAGTCGCGGTATTCTTGTGAACCGATAAGTGCTGTTTTATCCTCTTCGATGTATGGATTCTCAAATATTCCCAGTCTAAATTTAAGGTCAAGTACATGTAGCACTGCCTTATCTACTGCATCCATCGTAGTAAGATTTTTGCTTAATACCTCAGAAATATTGGAGTAAGTTGGTTTATCTGACAATTCCATATCAACTCCAGCATTCAAAGCCAATGCTGCTGCCTCTGCATAATCAGCGGCAATATGGTGGTAATGATTTAGTTCTTCGGTCGCAGTATAATCAGATACTACAACTCCTTTGAAATCCCATTCATCTCTCAAAACATCGGTAAGTAACCATTTATCAGCATGAGACGGGATACCACTTATCTCGTTATAGTTTGGCATTACACCCAATGCATTTGCTTTAGTGATCGCAGCACTGAATGGTTTAAAATTCACTTCTCTCAACCACCTTTCGGATACAAATGCTGGACCGGTATTACTCCCCGCTTCTGGTTGCCCATGAGCTCCTAAATGTTTTAGAGTTGAGGCTAAATTACGATCATCTGCATTCTCGGTATTACCTTGTAAAGCTTTTACAATGGCCACTCCCAACCTTGATACTAAATAAGGATCTTCTCCCATCGTTTCTTCTGTTCGCCCCCAACGCGGATCAAGAGCCAAGTCAAGTACGGGTCCCAAAATATTATGGGTTCCAATTGCCCTCGCTTCTTGTGCAACAACGCCATAAACCTCAGTCAACAAGTCTTCATTCCAAGACGATGACATTCCAAGGGTTGATGGAAACATCGTTCCATTCTTAACGACTAAACCATGAAGCCCTTCCTCCAAAAATAAAACTGGAATACCTAATCGTGTATCGTTGATAAAAAAACGCTGAGTCTCGTTGGCCAGAACTATAATATCTTTAGGGTTGGGCGTTTTTTCAAGTGGTGTGGACCACAATATAGCACCTTCGCTGATGCGGTGAATTTCTCCTAAACCATCTGGATACATTTCAGAGGCGACATCAGGATTAAACTTATTACCTTTATATATCTTTTGTTTTTCTGCATACGGAACTCTAAGTTGAGCAAGTTTTTCCTGAAGCGTCATTTTCGAAAGCAAATCAGTTGTACGCTGTTCTTTTGATTTGCGATAGTCTTCATAAATATCAAGTTTCCCATTTCTGTTGAAATCACGGAACCGTAGATTACCAACGGAAATAAATTTTTCTGTTGTATCCAGCTGGGCAAATGCCGTTGAAAGAATAGTGACAGAAATAATGATGTAGAATAAAATAGATTTTAGCAGCATAATATTGTTTTAAATAAAATAATTTTTTGACCCATTTACCGTCTGAATAAAACAGGTGCTATTAATCCTCTATTACATGAGTTAATCATCTTTTGCCTTTAAAATGACTGTATTTTGCATCTCCATTGTTTGCTTTCCCTATAGAAGCGTTTAATTGTCCGGGTGGAATATAAATTGCAATTTCGTTGGTCATTTTCTTAGGAAAAGAAGTAACGTCAAGTAAATAGGTTACGAATACTTAATATTTTATACCCACGATTTTTTTCCCTTTTGTAATGCCATTTTCATTGAAAGCATCAATGGTAAAATAATAAGCTTGCTGACT
It includes:
- a CDS encoding glycoside hydrolase family 3 N-terminal domain-containing protein, whose amino-acid sequence is MLLKSILFYIIISVTILSTAFAQLDTTEKFISVGNLRFRDFNRNGKLDIYEDYRKSKEQRTTDLLSKMTLQEKLAQLRVPYAEKQKIYKGNKFNPDVASEMYPDGLGEIHRISEGAILWSTPLEKTPNPKDIIVLANETQRFFINDTRLGIPVLFLEEGLHGLVVKNGTMFPSTLGMSSSWNEDLLTEVYGVVAQEARAIGTHNILGPVLDLALDPRWGRTEETMGEDPYLVSRLGVAIVKALQGNTENADDRNLASTLKHLGAHGQPEAGSNTGPAFVSERWLREVNFKPFSAAITKANALGVMPNYNEISGIPSHADKWLLTDVLRDEWDFKGVVVSDYTATEELNHYHHIAADYAEAAALALNAGVDMELSDKPTYSNISEVLSKNLTTMDAVDKAVLHVLDLKFRLGIFENPYIEEDKTALIGSQEYRDLSLKAARQSMVLLKNNDQLLPLDKNKYKKIAIIGPHANECILGGYSHSPRTKVSPLEALKEKYKDAEFIYAEGCKLNAGKSSAGPTRLASHSSNLIRIKEAVTAARDADVIVLMVGGNDLISKEATSKFTPGDLVDLELLGDQNDLIDSLKTLNKPMAAFVFSGPPISFVNLKKNVSSIVQCWYLGQETGYAVAETLFGENNPSGKLTVSIPRSSGHLPVYYYAKPTARARGYNLDDISPLYPFGFGLSYTEYEYSNLQISKPAIATNEKTTVSIDVKNIGKLPGDEIVQLYIRDEVSSITRPVKELKDFKRISLKAGETKTVSFTVTPDKLSFYNINMKEVIEPGDFEIMVGPSSQTFDSVQLKVINN
- a CDS encoding glycoside hydrolase family 5 protein, translated to MKFILLALLSVVYLSCVTHPDESIVGEWYGLKDGSPVTVKFNDDQTMSIHAEAFSGLSFAGQYKINFDVEPIAIDLTLPSGMVCAAIISFSDAKEMEFYGFFGAPGQTQRPAKIEKDLQRPDAIYLKLNRDKKVIEQKTNEVTPPKEAELAFERNKRLGRGLNLNGLLDNNSGDLHLYPIPDQPIKPEYFKMIAEAGFNSVRIPVTWSVHASKIPPYTIESAFFEKVDNIVNQCLENGLAVSIDIHYYPYINMHHGDDDLSFDENIDRFYSLWEQIAEHYKDYPPEVYFDLLNEPNMEVGVQRYNELIAKTIQLIRGTNPDRTLIIGTPNLGQSWTIGLLDLPEDDWNLIVQIHYYLPHLFTHQGLAYASAAESEGVMWEGNPEEKKPIESDLAYCAKWSKTHSRPINLGEFGVVEYADPASRARYIRFIRETAEKYDFSFHIWGFREIFRVFDEEAGKWNEPVLKALIPEK